Proteins encoded within one genomic window of Neoarius graeffei isolate fNeoGra1 chromosome 18, fNeoGra1.pri, whole genome shotgun sequence:
- the rab1aa gene encoding RAB1A, member RAS oncogene family a: MNPEYDYLFKLLLIGDSGVGKSCLLLRFADDTYTESYISTIGVDFKIRTIELDGKTIKLQIWDTAGQERFRTITSSYYRGAHGIIVVYDVTDQESFNNVKQWLQEIDRYASENVNKLLVGNKCDLTTRKVVDYAVVKEFADSLGIPFLETSAKSATNVEQAFMTMAAEIKKKMGPGAGTGGAEKSNVKFHSQPVKASSGGCC; this comes from the exons ATGAACCCTGAGTA CGACTACCTGTTCAAACTGCTACTGATTGGAGATTCTGGGGTCGGGAAGTCCTGCCTTCTTCTCCGATTTGCA GACGACACGTATACAGAAAGCTACATCAGCACGATCGGTGTTGACTTCAAAATCCGAACAATAGAACTGGATGGCAAGACCATCAAACTGCAGATT TGGGACACGGCGGGACAGGAGAGGTTTCGCACCATCACCTCCAGCTACTACAGAGGAGCCCACGGCATCATCGTTGTCTAtgacgtcacagatcag GAGTCCTTCAACAATGTGAAGCAGTGGCTGCAGGAGATCGACCGCTACGCCAGTGAGAACGTCAACAAACTGCTTGTAGGCAACAAGTGTGACCTGACCACCAGGAAAGTAGTGGACTACGCAGTAGTCAAG gaGTTTGCGGACTCTCTGGGAATCCCGTTTCTAGAGACGAGCGCAAAGAGCGCCACCAATGTCGAGCAGGCCTTCATGACCATGGCAGCGGAGATTAAGAAGAAGATGGGACCAGGTGCCGGCACGGGCGGGGCCGAGAAATCAAACGTCAAGTTCCACAGCCAGCCGGTGAAGGCGTCAAGCGGAGGCTGCTGCTGA